One genomic region from Armatimonadota bacterium encodes:
- the selA gene encoding L-seryl-tRNA(Sec) selenium transferase, protein MTNKNLLRSLPSIDRLLGEPSLKELIGEIPRPYVAEAARKTLDEIRSRIREGFTVKEEDISLERLAQDIRLRAKALANTSIRRAINATGIVLHTGLGRAVLPAAAQKALIDVASGHCNLEIDIKTGGRGKRSEHYQELLKNLTGAESALVVNNNAAAVFLALNTLACGREVIVSRGELVEIGGSFRMPDIMASAGVKLIEVGTTNRTYVSDYENAISEETGLILKVHTSNFCIVGFAKSPALSELAELGKKKGIPVMEDIGSGALIDMSRFGLKSEPTVQESIRAGADIVTFSGDKLLGGPQSGIIVGRKEFVEAMARNPLSRTFRIDKLTIAALEATLKLYVDSDTVIRNIPTLRYISRTLPEITHAANQLKAKLITSIGDNAKIEIFDGFSEVGGGSLPGQQLPTKLIAIYNADISPIDLAQKFREANPPIFGRVGDDKFLLDIRTVEDSEIDVIAQVASQILSH, encoded by the coding sequence ATGACAAACAAAAACCTTTTACGGTCACTGCCGTCAATTGACAGATTGCTAGGTGAACCTTCGTTAAAAGAGCTCATTGGTGAAATTCCAAGGCCATATGTAGCTGAAGCAGCAAGGAAGACCCTTGACGAAATACGTAGCCGTATCCGCGAAGGTTTTACCGTAAAAGAAGAAGACATATCGTTAGAAAGACTTGCACAAGATATCCGCCTTCGCGCCAAAGCCCTTGCAAATACCTCCATCAGACGAGCTATAAATGCCACAGGCATTGTGCTTCACACAGGTTTAGGTCGCGCAGTGCTCCCGGCAGCTGCACAGAAAGCCCTCATAGATGTCGCTTCTGGACATTGTAATCTCGAAATAGATATTAAGACGGGTGGAAGAGGAAAGAGGTCGGAACACTACCAAGAGTTACTCAAAAATTTAACGGGAGCGGAATCGGCTCTCGTTGTGAACAATAACGCCGCTGCAGTATTTCTTGCGCTCAACACTCTAGCATGCGGTCGGGAGGTCATAGTTTCGCGAGGAGAACTAGTCGAAATTGGCGGCTCTTTCCGGATGCCCGATATAATGGCTAGTGCGGGCGTCAAACTAATAGAAGTAGGAACAACAAACCGCACCTATGTTTCTGACTATGAAAATGCAATATCTGAGGAAACTGGACTAATACTAAAAGTACATACAAGCAACTTTTGCATTGTCGGTTTTGCAAAATCACCAGCGCTCAGCGAACTTGCCGAGCTAGGCAAGAAGAAAGGCATCCCCGTGATGGAAGACATAGGAAGTGGAGCACTTATTGACATGTCTCGCTTTGGACTTAAGTCTGAACCTACGGTGCAGGAAAGTATTCGTGCTGGTGCTGATATCGTTACATTTAGCGGTGATAAACTCTTGGGCGGGCCACAATCAGGGATAATAGTCGGGCGAAAAGAATTCGTGGAAGCGATGGCACGAAATCCGCTGTCGCGAACATTTCGTATAGATAAATTAACAATTGCCGCCCTGGAAGCAACTCTTAAACTCTATGTAGATTCTGATACTGTCATTCGAAACATCCCGACACTTCGTTATATAAGCAGAACATTGCCAGAAATCACTCATGCTGCAAATCAGCTAAAAGCAAAACTAATAACTTCTATTGGCGACAATGCGAAAATTGAAATTTTCGATGGTTTTTCGGAAGTTGGGGGCGGCTCACTCCCAGGACAACAGCTTCCTACAAAACTGATTGCCATTTATAATGCAGACATCTCCCCAATAGACCTTGCCCAAAAATTCAGAGAAGCAAATCCACCGATTTTCGGCAGGGTAGGCGACGATAAATTCCTTCTCGATATTAGAACGGTTGAAGATTCTGAAATTGACGTTATTGCCCAAGTTGCTTCCCAAATACTTTCCCACTAA
- a CDS encoding AarF/ABC1/UbiB kinase family protein, producing MVFEKRRRHLARFIEMGRVLARHQWEHLLAQLGLSELFHLRPHGKGILPDPTDVRESLEELGPTFIKLGQLLSTRPDIIPAQYVAELEKLQDTAPTVPINKIFKVIEEEFGMAPDSIFEHFDETPLAAASLGQTHLATLKNGTKVVVKIQRPDIHRVIETDLEILQGLAHFVEQHSERMRTLGISDLVEEFAITIRQELDYTHEGRNTDRIRENLKELKFVRVPMVYWEYTTPRVLTIEQITGIKITDIHELDEHGLDRKNVAKNLAKAFMEMIFIHGFFHGDPHPGNLVVLDDCAIGLLDFGIAGRLDHRLKTAVTILLAEYIQENSAGFAEEILRIGSYPQDLNRRAFELEIDRALRQFYGAPLKEIRMGELLRKAFQISAKNHVRLPSNMFLLVKVLVNIDGIARQLYPDFDFAGEARPYVRRAMREEFSINTLANQAYKSLVLFKNFLLSLPDMAQYLLGRMVEGSFRINFKHEGLEGLMRSLERAANRLSFALVASATIVASALIVAAKIGPLWHGYPIIALIGFGISVIFGFWLMIAILRAGKL from the coding sequence GTGGTATTCGAAAAAAGAAGACGACACCTCGCACGATTCATTGAAATGGGGCGCGTTTTGGCACGCCATCAATGGGAACATCTTCTTGCCCAATTGGGCCTCTCAGAACTTTTTCATTTGCGACCACATGGCAAAGGAATTCTCCCCGACCCAACTGATGTCAGAGAATCTCTTGAGGAACTAGGGCCGACTTTCATCAAACTTGGACAACTTTTAAGCACACGCCCAGATATCATTCCCGCGCAATACGTCGCTGAACTTGAGAAGCTTCAAGATACCGCTCCAACTGTGCCAATTAACAAAATTTTCAAAGTTATCGAAGAGGAATTCGGCATGGCGCCAGATTCTATTTTTGAACATTTCGATGAAACGCCGCTTGCCGCTGCATCTCTTGGACAAACCCATCTTGCAACATTAAAAAACGGCACTAAAGTTGTAGTAAAAATCCAGCGACCCGATATACACCGCGTGATTGAAACAGACCTTGAAATACTTCAGGGGCTTGCTCATTTTGTGGAACAACACTCTGAACGCATGCGCACATTAGGCATTTCTGACCTAGTTGAAGAGTTTGCCATCACAATTCGCCAAGAACTTGACTATACTCATGAAGGGCGGAACACCGACCGAATTAGGGAAAATTTGAAAGAGTTGAAATTTGTTCGCGTTCCAATGGTGTATTGGGAATATACAACCCCCAGGGTACTCACAATTGAACAAATCACAGGTATAAAAATCACCGACATCCACGAACTTGATGAGCATGGCCTTGATAGAAAAAATGTGGCGAAGAATCTAGCTAAGGCTTTCATGGAAATGATTTTTATACACGGGTTTTTCCATGGTGACCCCCATCCAGGCAATTTAGTCGTGCTTGATGATTGTGCAATTGGCCTTCTTGATTTCGGTATTGCGGGTAGGCTAGATCACCGCCTAAAAACTGCTGTCACAATTTTGCTAGCGGAATACATACAAGAAAACTCCGCAGGCTTTGCAGAAGAAATTTTACGAATAGGCAGCTATCCCCAAGACCTAAATCGCAGGGCCTTCGAGCTTGAAATTGACAGGGCACTTAGGCAATTCTACGGTGCTCCGCTAAAAGAAATCAGGATGGGAGAGCTTCTCCGCAAGGCCTTCCAAATCAGTGCGAAGAACCACGTGCGATTGCCGTCAAATATGTTCTTATTGGTCAAGGTGCTAGTAAACATTGATGGAATAGCACGTCAACTATACCCTGATTTTGATTTTGCAGGGGAAGCCCGTCCCTATGTCAGACGCGCAATGCGCGAAGAGTTCTCCATCAACACCCTGGCAAACCAAGCCTATAAAAGTTTAGTCTTATTCAAGAATTTCCTTCTCTCACTTCCCGACATGGCACAATATCTCCTAGGGCGGATGGTTGAAGGTTCGTTCCGCATCAATTTTAAGCATGAAGGATTGGAAGGCCTTATGCGTTCCCTCGAAAGAGCAGCCAACCGCCTTTCATTTGCACTAGTAGCTAGTGCTACAATTGTCGCCTCCGCTCTCATTGTTGCCGCAAAGATAGGCCCTTTATGGCACGGATATCCAATCATTGCACTCATTGGATTTGGCATTTCCGTAATTTTTGGCTTTTGGTTGATGATTGCAATACTTCGTGCAGGAAAACTTTAA
- a CDS encoding polyhydroxyalkanoate synthesis regulator → MFETLRRFMFIGLGVAALSKEKIKQLIDEFVERGELTSEEGKKLFEEWVSKAEEQGKNLNEKIRNQIRQMLKELDIADRRQIGTLEKKIDELEKRVEELTSKLQKSEGSE, encoded by the coding sequence ATGTTTGAAACCCTTCGCAGATTCATGTTTATAGGGTTAGGAGTGGCCGCTTTATCAAAAGAAAAAATCAAGCAACTGATTGATGAATTTGTCGAACGCGGCGAACTAACAAGCGAAGAAGGCAAGAAGCTCTTCGAAGAATGGGTATCTAAAGCGGAAGAACAAGGCAAAAATCTTAATGAAAAAATCCGCAACCAGATTAGACAAATGCTTAAAGAGCTAGACATAGCCGACCGACGACAGATTGGAACACTCGAGAAAAAGATAGATGAATTAGAAAAACGCGTAGAAGAACTTACTTCAAAACTGCAAAAATCGGAGGGCTCGGAATAG
- a CDS encoding BCAM0308 family protein, which produces MASSEQKVVHIRRNVQDYGDPYLNREKPEEISVCRECKCVYAGDRWQLESQAAKLLKNAKKIIYTLCPACQKIHDRMPGGIVNISGNFVKNHEQDIVNLLNNENERAMTINPIERIIDIEHSNDGLVVWTTNEKLAQRIGRQLYKAYRGEVEYHWSEDTKLARVYWRRD; this is translated from the coding sequence ATGGCATCATCTGAGCAAAAAGTTGTCCACATTAGAAGGAATGTCCAAGATTATGGTGATCCATACCTAAACCGCGAAAAACCAGAAGAAATATCCGTTTGCCGCGAATGCAAGTGTGTATACGCCGGAGACCGCTGGCAATTGGAGAGCCAAGCCGCAAAACTATTAAAAAACGCGAAGAAGATTATTTATACTTTATGTCCTGCCTGCCAAAAAATACACGACAGAATGCCCGGCGGAATAGTCAACATTAGCGGCAACTTTGTAAAAAATCATGAACAAGACATAGTAAACTTGTTAAATAACGAAAATGAACGCGCAATGACCATAAATCCAATTGAACGCATCATAGATATTGAGCATTCCAACGATGGACTGGTTGTTTGGACAACCAACGAAAAACTTGCCCAAAGAATTGGTCGGCAACTTTACAAAGCATACCGTGGCGAAGTAGAGTACCACTGGTCAGAAGATACAAAGCTAGCAAGGGTATACTGGCGCCGAGATTAG